The genomic region GATAAGAACGAGAACTTGTACCCCTATGGAGAAGGGGGCGATATTTTTACGCAAAATCGATATTAATGCGTATTATTATCATCATTCTATCAAAACACATGTGGAGTGCGTCGTGAAGATAGAGAAGAAATAGCTTGAAATCAAAGGCTTGGGGCAATTTGCCCCTTTTTTTCATGTGTGTTTTATGTTTCCGTAGACTAAGGTTTTGAGGGGATTTGAACCCCCGGGGGCAATGGCATCAAGCTAAGAATACACAAATTGGAAATATATAAAAACTTAGCTCTATGCACAAAGAAGTGGAATAGTGCACTTAAATGCACCACTGAAAAAAGGGATGGTACTGCAAGGAGGCAGTCTTTTAGGAAGTATTTCAACCACTGATGAAGATATAATTGTAGAAGCACTTATTCCAAGTAGTGATAGACCAAGAATACATGAAAATGATGAGGTATCACTGGCAGTAGGAGGATTAAACCAGGCTGAATACGGCACATTGAAGGGACAAGTTATTGCTATAGATGAAGATGCAACTATAGATAATGAAAAAGGAAATGTATTTTTTAAAGTTAAGATAAAACCAGAAAGGAATTACTTAACAGATAAAAAAGGTGAGAAGGTTAATCTAACCTTAGGTATGGTAACAGAAACTAGAGTAAAGTATGAAAAGATAACCTATATGAAATATTTTATGGAACAAATAGGAATTAAGTTCGATTAATTAGTAGTTAAAGGCAGCTGCAGATGCCTTTAATATATACATTTATGTAAAAAAATGATAAAATGAGAGGAGAATTAAAAAAATGAGTGCATTTGTATTAAACAGAAAGTATGAACTTCAATTGCCAGACAGCTTTGTGGATATTGACAGAGAAGAGATGGAGTATGTTGATGGGGGATTCGCATTACCAGAATGGTTTGTTGCAGGTGTGATAAATCTAGCAGTATCAGCTTTGGTAGGTGGTTCACTTACTGCTGCAAGAGGGTTCTTTACTAACCTAGCAAAAAAATATGGCAGAGAAGCAGCAGCTACTATATTTAGTAGTCAATTAAAGAAGAAGTTATTAGCAAAAGGAATTGCGGCAACAACTGCTTCGTGGTTATGTGGAGCTGCAGCAGCAGGTTTCACAGTTTTAACTTGGGCTATTGATCCAGGTGAAGCACTGGCTAATTATATTGATAGTCATGATACCTATGGGAATAATGGTTGGATTGGCTAAAGTATAATTTGTTCCCTAAATAGATATAGATAGAGATATATTAAAGTGTGTGCTTGATTTATATAAATATAATCTAGCAACAATTATTCAAGCACACATTTTAATAATTATAAGATAAATTAGATGATTGCAGAATTGCGTTTTATAAAAATGTGGATAACTTTTTAAAAATAATAAGTTTTTCGATGAACTTATGAGATTTTACAGTATGGAATAATAATCCAATTTATAATTTTAAAAAAGTTATTCACAAATCCACAGAAATTAAAACGAGTAATTATACCTTATTCGGAGGTTAGTGGAGGAGAATATGAAATATAGATTCTGTAATGTCAGTAAAATCAAGGGTTGTATCATTTTGCAACCGACTATATAAGAGAAATATAAAGGAGGAACATTCATGGAATATCTACCTCTCAAAGCAGGTAATCTTATTACTATATTGGTACCTATAAATCTAATTTTTAGTAAAATAATTGAGTTTATCAAACGTTATAAAAATAAAAAGGTAGAAAATGTTTTTAGAGTTTTTACTTTAGTTTTTGGTATTGGTTCGACCGCTATATTTTATATATTAGATTACAGTATGTATTTTTGCTTTACTTGGATAGGCTCTCTGTTAATAGGTCTTTTACAGTATAGTATTGTATATAGAAATGTCGAGAAAGAGTCTAATGAAGAAATAAATGAATTACAAAAATTATTTAGTTTTTTTAGTATAATACTTGGTATTTTTATTATTATAATTCCACATACCAAAATATTCAATTTAATAGGAGGAGGGATTGATTCGAAGGTAGATAGTATATCAAAAATAGTTTTTGCAATTTTGGGGATTTGTCATATTATATTAAATGAATATATACTTAGTAAAATACAAACCTGTTTATCAAAAAATTGTTGAAGAAATTTGTTTATTCTACACATTAATATTAATGCGAAGTTTTATGGTTGGGGAATGGGACGGTTAACATTTTGTCTGCTTAAAACGGATTGACTCCTTCGTTTTGAACAAAACCTGATAAATTCTTTAATTTTCTTAGAATTACACCCTTATTTCAATATTAGTCAGGTTTTCTCCAAAATGAAGGTTATAAAATTCATTTGGTGGACCTATGTCAATATTTTATACACAAAAACTCGGATTTACTATGCTGATTTTCTAGCCATATCCTCACATTGCTGAGGGGTAATATACCCAATGCTACTATGGATTCTCTTTCTGTTGTACCAGGATTCTATGTATTGAAAAATTGCCAGTCTTGCAGCATTAAAATCGTAGTAGGTTACTAGGTTAACCTCTTCCTTTTTTAGGGCAGAATGAAAAGACTCAATACAGGCATTGTCATAGGGATTTCCCTTGGAACTGAATGAGTGAATGAATTTAATTTCTGATATATATTCTGCAAATTTAGAGCTTGTATACTGCGATCCTAAATCACTGTGTAATATAACCTGCTTACCAGGCTTCTGACATTCATAAGCGTTCTTTACAGCTCTAATAGCTAAATCATTATCCATAACCTTATCAAAGGCGTAGCCTATGATTTTTCTACTATGAAGATCCATCACAGAAGCAAGGTAACACCATCCATCACGCAAAGTATGGATATATGTAATATCAGTAACCCATTTTTCATTTATTGTAGTTGTGGAAAAATCTCTTTTTAAGATGTTTTCCCTTTCTTCAACCTTGGTTTTAGATGAATAGGGCTTGTACTTCTTACAAATTATTGACTTTATCCCTAAGTCATTCATGAACCTTTGAACTCTCTTTAAACTTATGGATTCTCCCTGATTTATTAGTATTTTATGGATTTTAGGAGCTCCATAACGTTTTTTATTATCATTATATATTTTAAGAATTTCTTCTTTTAATCTTTTATTCTCAATACTTCTTTTACTTTCAACAGGGTTTTGGCTTTTGTAATAAGAGCTTCTTGAAACCTTAAGCAGTTTACACATTAGCTTAACATCATGTTTGTCCTTATTATCATCTATGAATTTAAAGATAGAATCTACTTTTTCGCGAATATGGCCATGGCTTTTTTTAGTATTTCATTTTCCTCTTCTAGCCTTGCTATCTTCTTTAACATGGCTTGATAGTCGGCTGTTGTCACGGTTTTGTCTTTATCAATTACTACTGGTTTGGCTTTGTTTAACCATGTCACCATTGTTGATTTTGGTATGCCATATTCCGAGCTAAATCTGCTAGCGGCTTTCCTGAATTATATAGCTCTACTATAGTATCTTTAAATTCTTTGGTGTAATGTTTTTGACCTCTTCCCATTGTAGACACTTCCTTTCACTTCTTATTTTAAATCGTTCGAATTTCTGTGTCTACAAAACTATACTAACACCACTATACTAACACCACTTTAGCAGAAGAAGCTGGCAAAAAGGGCTCCAAGCAAAGACTAGAAGAAATGGAAAAATTCATTAATGAACAATCCATCCTCCTTGAGGAGTATGATGAGCAACTAGTAAGGAGACTTATAGAGAAAATAACGGTCTATGATGATAAACTAACTATTGAATTTAAATCTGGTGTAGAAATTGATATAGAAAAATAAAACGAATTTGACCGCCGATTGAGGAGAAATACTTCTTGATGGGCGGTTCTTTTCTATTTATACTTGGGGATAATCTAATAAGTGAACTCGTTTCAGCAAGCTGAAACATCGGGGAATCAGATGGAGAGTCTACTCCACCTGATTAAAACCCACCTACGCTGCGCTTAGATGTGGCGGTCTTGACCGTAAAGCTAAAAGATAAACACACTTGAACAATTACTCATATGTTTTTATTGACAAACGGAGAATTGAGGTTTATAATATATATGAAAGCTTATTCAAGTGTTCAATTGAATGATAAAGAGGTGACATAAATATGGCAAAAAAAATTCAACCAATTGAAAGATGCGACTGTGATGTAATACATGAGGAAATTGTAAATAAAGTGCGAGAAAAAATGCCTCAAGAAGAAACTCTATATGATCTAGCAGAACTATTTAAAGTTTTTGGAGATTCAACAAGAATTAAGATACTCTGGGCATTAGATGAATCAGAGATGTGCGTTTGCGATATTGCATTCTTATTAAATATGACCCAATCAGCAATTTCACATCAGCTAAGAGTCTTAAAGCAGGCTGAACTAGTAAAGAGCAGAAGAGAAGGAAAGATTGTATTCTACTCTCTTGAAGATGAACATGTAAAGCAAATATTTGACCAGGGATTAATTCATATTTCAGAAGAAAGTAAGTAAAGGAGGGTCAGTAATGTTAAAGAAGGAAGTAATTTTAGAAGGTTTAGATTGCGCAAATTGTGCAGCTAAAATTGAAGATGAGGTTAATAAATTAAATGGAGTCAAAGCCTATATGAACTTCATGAACAAGACATTGACTTTAGAAATTGAATCAGAGCAAGAGTATAAGAATATATTACAGCAAGTTAAAACCATAGTGCACAAGCACGAACCGGATGTGGTAGTGAAAGAAAAATCCGTTAACAAGAGCAATAAAAAAGTATTAATACTTGAAGGACTTGGCTGCGCGAATTGTGCAGCTAAAATGGAAAAAGAAATAAGCGGTCTAGAAGGAGTTGAATTTGCTGCAGTAGATTTTGTTTCGAAGAAACTAACACTGGAAATAAGTCCGAAAGTCAACCGCTCTGAGTTAAATGAGAAGATTGAAGGCATAGTAAAGAAAATAGAGCCAGATGTAAAGGTCATTTTTGAGGAGAATAACTCCAAGACCAAAATAAACGAAAATAACGAAGAGGAAGAAGAAGGTGTCAACAAAAAAGAAATCATAAGACTTGTGGTCGGTGGAGCAATATTTGCCGTGGGAATCATCTTTAATTTCCAAAATTGGCTTGAGCTTACCTTGTTTATTATTAGTTATATCATAGTTGGTGGAGAGGTTGTCTTAAGAGCAATAAAAGGTATTGCCCGCGGTCAGGTATTCAGTGAGCATTTTTTGATGAGTATTGCTACCATTGGTGCTTTCTTCGTTGGAGAGTATCCAGAAGGTGTAGCAGTTATGCTGTTCTATCTGGTAGGTGAATTGTTTCAGGATATAGCTGTAGGTCACTCCAGAAAATCAATAAGTGCTTTGATGGATATTCGTCCTGACTATGCAAATCTTAAAGTTGGCGATGAGATCAGGAAAGTATCTCCTGAAGAGGTAAACATAGGTGACATCATTATTGTTAAGCCAGGAGAAAAAGTTCCCCTCGATGGCAAGGTTATAGAAGGAAACTCAATGGTTGACACTGCAGCGTTAACAGGGGAATCTGTTCCTCGTGAACTCGAGCCAGGAAACGATGCATTGAGCGGATTCATTAATAAAAATGGCGTTTTGACAATAGAGGTAACAAAGGATTTTGGTGATTCAACTGTATCTAAAATTTTGGATCTGGTTCAGAATGCCAGCAGTAGGAAGGCTCCTGCAGAAAAATTTATAACAAAATTTGCCCG from Clostridium isatidis harbors:
- a CDS encoding integrase, whose amino-acid sequence is MEKFINEQSILLEEYDEQLVRRLIEKITVYDDKLTIEFKSGVEIDIEK
- a CDS encoding ArsR/SmtB family transcription factor; the protein is MAKKIQPIERCDCDVIHEEIVNKVREKMPQEETLYDLAELFKVFGDSTRIKILWALDESEMCVCDIAFLLNMTQSAISHQLRVLKQAELVKSRREGKIVFYSLEDEHVKQIFDQGLIHISEESK
- a CDS encoding heavy metal translocating P-type ATPase codes for the protein MLKKEVILEGLDCANCAAKIEDEVNKLNGVKAYMNFMNKTLTLEIESEQEYKNILQQVKTIVHKHEPDVVVKEKSVNKSNKKVLILEGLGCANCAAKMEKEISGLEGVEFAAVDFVSKKLTLEISPKVNRSELNEKIEGIVKKIEPDVKVIFEENNSKTKINENNEEEEEGVNKKEIIRLVVGGAIFAVGIIFNFQNWLELTLFIISYIIVGGEVVLRAIKGIARGQVFSEHFLMSIATIGAFFVGEYPEGVAVMLFYLVGELFQDIAVGHSRKSISALMDIRPDYANLKVGDEIRKVSPEEVNIGDIIIVKPGEKVPLDGKVIEGNSMVDTAALTGESVPRELEPGNDALSGFINKNGVLTIEVTKDFGDSTVSKILDLVQNASSRKAPAEKFITKFARFYTPIVVFGALALAIIPPLVIPGATFSTWIYRALVFLVISCPCALVISIPLGFFGGIGGASKRGILVKGSNYLDALNNVETVVFDKTGTLTKGIFEVVDVNPQADFTDEELIEYAAFAESHSSHPIALSILKVYNKDVDVTKIEDYEEIAGHGILAKVGGKEILAGNSKLMNKENIKYQEVETLGTIVHVAVDKKYAGNIVISDAVKEDSADAIKGLKALGVRNTVMLTGDSKAVGEKIATQLGIDKVYTELLPADKVEKIEALDAKKSHKGKIVFVGDGINDAPVLARADIGMAMGGLGSDAAIEAADIVIMTDEPSKIVTAIKVAKRTRKIVMQNIVFALGVKAIFLALGAVGVATMWEAVFADMGVAIIAILNAMRVMNTKSI